A stretch of the Elephas maximus indicus isolate mEleMax1 chromosome 3, mEleMax1 primary haplotype, whole genome shotgun sequence genome encodes the following:
- the C3H1orf52 gene encoding UPF0690 protein C1orf52 homolog translates to MAADEKDPLSYFAAYGSSSSGSSAEEDNSEPEETSCRAPDPAKPGGGCENKAEKRLPGPDELFRSVTRPAFLYNPLNKQIDWERHVVKAPEEPPKEFKVWKSNYVPPPETYTTEKKPPPPELDMAIKWSNIYEDNGDDAPQNAKKARLLPEGEETVESDDEKEEHTSKKRKMESGEPAKKKK, encoded by the exons ATGGCAGCTGACGAGAAGGACCCGTTGAGCTATTTTGCGGCTTACGGGAGCAGCAGCTCAGGCTCCTCGGCTGAGGAGGACAACAGCGAGCCGGAGGAGACGAGTTGCAGGGCTCCGGATCCGGCGAAGCCTGGGGGCGGCTGTGAAAACAAGGCGGAGAAGCGGCTGCCGGGACCCGACGAGCTGTTCCGGAGCGTGACTCGCCCGGCCTTTCTCTACAATCCCCTCAACAAGCAGATAGACTGGGAGAGGCACGTTGTCAAGGCGCCTGAGGAG CCTCCAAAAGAATTCAAAGTATGGAAGTCAAACTATGTACCACCGCCGGAGACCTACACTACTGAGAAGAAGCCACCACCTCCGGAGCTGGATATGGCGATAAAATGGTCTAACATATATGAGGACAATGGTGATGATGCCCCCCAGAATGCTAAGAAAGCGAGGCTTCTACCAGAGGGGGAGGAGACAGTGGAATCAG atGATGAAAAAGAAGAGCATACATCTAAAAAGCGCAAGATGGAATCAGGAGAACcagcaaagaagaaaaagtaa